The segment GCCCGACAGGCACGGCCCGACGCCCGGGACGGAGAACGAGAACCGCACGCCGTCGGCGCTCTGGCCGACCCGGGCCTCCGGGTAGCCGAGGCGGGTCAGCAGGGCCTTGGCCTGCTCGGGCCCGGCCGGGGGCTGCCGGGCGGCCTCGACGGAGAGCCGCGAGGCGTGCTCGTTGCCCCGGCACTGCTGGAGCGGGGTGATCGAGGTCATCTTCAGGTACGCGTGGTTCTCGCCGTACTTGGGGTTCTCCGGCTGGTGGCCGCCGGACGAACCGGCGGCGGGCGTGGACGGCGGCATCGTGGCCTCCTTGCCCGCGCAGGCCGCGGCGACGGCCGGGAAGGCCCGGTCGTGGGCGGCCTCCGCCTGCCGGCGCTGCTCCGCGTACTGCCGCTGGGCCTCTGCCTGCGCGGAAGTCTGCGCGCCGGGGGCGCCCGAGGATCCGGCGGCGCGGGTGGAGCCGCATCCGGTGAGCCCGCCGAGCAGGGCGGCGACGGCGAGGGTGGCGGCGGTCGCGGACAGGGTGGGACGTATCACGGTGCGCTGCTCCGGTCGGTCGGTCGGTCGGTCGGTCGGTGGGCGGGGGCGGGCTCCGGGCCCGTCGGGCCGCCATCGTTTCGTGTGCGGCGTATCGGAGGGAAGAGTACGCGCACTCGACTGAGGGGGCGTCAGCGGGGTCGGGCGGGAGTCGGGTGGCGGGGTCAGGGCAGTCGGGTGGCGGCGCGGAGGGCCGGAAGGTGGTCGGCGAGGAAGGTGTCGACCGTGCGGGCGGGGCGGCCGAGCAGGTCGGGGACGGCGGTGGTGACTTCGGCGAGGGTGCCGGTGGCGACCTCGCGGAGCAGGGTGGCGAGGTCGGCGGCGAAGGAGGCGGGCAGGCCCTGGGCGGTCAGGGCGGCGGCGACCTCGTCCGGGGTGAGCGGGAGCAGGTCGACGGGGCGGCCCAGGGCGTGCGCGACCCGGTCGGCCAACTGCCGGTCGGTGAGGGCCTGCGGGCCGGTCAGGACGAAGGACTCGCCCGGGCGCGGGGCCCCGGTCAGCAGGACTTCCGCGCACTCGGCGATGTCCCGGCAGTCGAGGTGCGAGACGGGCGCGCCGCCGTAGCGGCCGACCAGTCGCCCGTCCGGGGTGAAGGCGCCCGGGAGCAGCAGGTTCTGCAGGAAGCCGGACGGCAGCAGCAGCGTCCAGCCCGGGACGGCGGCGGTGAGGCGGCGGTCGAGGACGCCGTGGGCGCCCTGGGCGAGCCGGCTGCCCGGTTCGGCGTGCCAGACCGAGACCTTCACCACGCGTTCGACGCCCGCCGCCGCGGCCGCCTCGATGGCGGCGGTGTACTGGCGGACCATCGGCTGCTCCCCGTCCACCGGCACGGCGCCGGGGCCGTTCAGGAACAGCCGGTCGACGCCCGCGAAGGCGGCGGTCAGCGAGGCCGGGTCGTCGAAGTCGCCGACGGCGTACGGGCAGCCGAGGGCGCGGCCCTTGGCCTCGTCGCGGACCGGGGCGCGGAACTCGGCGCCCCGGTCGGTGAGGCGGCGGACCAGGTGGCGGCCGATCGAGCCGGTGGCTCCGGTCAGCAGGATCATGGCGGGTTCTCTCCTCGGCTGGGCGTGCGGGTGCGGGTGGGGATGCGGGTGTGGAGGGGGCCCCGGGTAAGCTGAGGCATCCTCGGTTTCGGCTTAAGTCGAGGATGCCTCGACTTGTTGTGCGAGGGCAAGTACCCACCGGGAAAAGGGAGCTGATGACGTGACCGGGACCGCCCGCCGCCGACCGCGCGCCGACGCGCTGCGCAACCGCGAACGGCTGCTCGCCGAGGCCGACGCGGTGTTCCGCGCGGAGGGCACCGGCGCCTCGCTGGAGGGGATCGCCCGCCGGGCCGGCGTCGCCACCGGCACGCTCTACGGCCACTTCCCGACCCGGGCCGCGCTGATCGCCGCGCTGCTGGAGGCGCGCAACGAGGAACTGTTCGACTACGGGGACGGGTTGGCCGCCCACCCCGACCCGGCGCGCGCCCTGGCCGACTGGATCCGCGCGGTCGTCCGGCACGCCGCCGCCTACCAGGGCCTGGCCGCCGCACTCGCCGCCCGGGCCGACGAACTCCTCGACTCCTGCCACCGGATGACCGCGATCGGCGAGCACCTGGTCGACCGGGCCCGGGCGGCGGGCGCGCTGCGCGGCGACACCACCGGCGCCGACGTGTTCACCCTGACGAACGCCGCCGCCTGGGCCCGCGAACACGACACCGCCGAACAGGCCGACCGGCTGCTCGACCTCGCGCTGGCCGGGATGATCGCGGCAGGGGCCGGATGAGCGCAGGCGGAGGGCGCGGCCGAGGTCGAGTCGGGCGCCCCCGGGTCGGCGGCCCGGCTGTTGCACGGGTGAGGGCCCGCCGGAATGCCGGTGAAGGTTCAACAAGATTCAACCGGGTCGGAATTTTCAACACATCCACGGGTCATATGACTGGATGGTGGACGTACTGATTCGGCACTGTGGTGACGGGCCCGACACCGGCCGCGCCACGGGGAGTCGGCGCGGGGCCGGGAGTGTCGCGGCCCGCACCTGATCGCTTCCCTCGCTGCTGCGGAGCGTGCAGTCATGCCCGTGTCGGTTCACATGTTCCCCGGACAGGGAGATTTTCCCGTATCAGCGCTGTACCGGGCCGCCGCCCGGGACGGCACCCTGCGCCGCGCGCTGCGCGACGTCTACGAGGAGATCGACGCCACCGCCGTCCTCACCCCCACTCCCACGGACCCCGCCGCCGAGACCGCCGAAATCGCGGCCGCCGCCGCCCCGCCGCCCCCGCTGGCCGCCCTGCTGCTCGGCGAACACCCGCCCGGCGGACGGGAGTTGGCGCGGGGCCCGGTCGGCCTCCAGCAACTCGCCCACCACGGCGCGGCGGTGGCCTGGCAGCGGGTGCTGGCCGCCCGGTACGGGCCGCCGGACGCGCTGCTGGCCGTCAGCTTCGGCGAGCTCGCCGCGCTGACCGCCGCCGGCGCCTGGACGGTCGGGGCCGGGGCGGCCGCCGCGTACGGACTGGCCCGGGTGCTGGCCCGGGCGCCCGGCCGGCTGGCGCTGATCGGCTGCGGGGAGCGCCGGGCCGCCGAACTGGCCGCCCGGGCCGGCGGCGGACGGGTCGCGGTCGGCTGCGTCAACAGTCCGGGCGAGTGCGTGATCGGCGGCCCGCTGGAGCAACTGGCCGCCGTCGAACGGCTCGCCACCGGGCAGGGCGTCCAGGTCGCCCGGCTGCGGCTGCCGTTCGGCTCGCACCATCCCGAACTCGAAGCGCAGCGCGCCGAGTTCGAGGCGGTGCTGCGGGCCGGGCCGCCGATCGGCCCGCTCGCCGTGCCCGTCTACTCGGCGGTCGCCGGCCGCCGCTACACCCCGGGGGACGACCTCGCCGCCCGGGCCGCCGACTGCCTGGTCCGCCCGGCCCACCTGCCCCGGGTGCTGGCCCTGCTCGCCGCCCACGGCCACACCGACTACCGCGAGGCCGGCCCCGGCGGCGCGCTCACCCGCAACGCCGCCGACTGCCTGCGCGGCACCGGCGCCCGGGTGCACGGACAGCGGGCCGACGGACCGTCAACCCACCACCAGGAGAGGAGGGCCGGCATGGACGAGGCACCGGAGCGGGCCCTGGCGGAACTGCTGCACGGCCGCCACCACCCCGGCTACCTACCCCGCCTGCACCGCGCCCTGGCCCGGCACCCCTACCGGGTCGCCGAGGCGCCCGCCGAACGCGAGACCTACCTCTACCGCCGCCTGCGCGCCCTGCTGCGCGCCCTCCCGTCCGCCGCCGACCTGCACGCCGCCCCCGACGGCCTGGCCGCCGCGCTGGCCTGGGCCACCGTCGCCGACCCCCGGCTCGGGATGACGCTGATCACCCAGAACGTCCTCGGCCAGGGCTCCCTGCTGCGGCTGGCCGGCGACCCCAAGGACGTCGCCCCCGCACTCGACGCCGTCGACGCCGGCGAGCTGCGGATCGGCTACCTGGTCACCGAGGCCGGCCGGGCCGGCAGCCACCTCGGCGCCGGTACGGTCGCCGAATTCCGGCCGGAGCGAAGGGAGTTCGTGCTGCGCACCCCGGGGGAGGAGGACGCCAAGTTCGGTGGCGTCGCCCAGTACCCCGGACCGCGCGGCGCCGTGGTGATCGCCCGCGCCGTCGACGCGGCCGGCCGGGACGGCGGCGTGTTCGCCTTCCTGGTCAGGCTCGCCGACCACGACGGGCCCCGGCCCGGCGTCACGCTCTCCCCGCCCGTCCCGGTCGGCGCGCTCCCGCTCGGCTACCACCGGGTCCGCTTCGACGGCGTCCGGGTCCCCGAGGCGCACTGGCTGCGCGACGACGCCCGCCTCGACGAGCACGGCCGCCTGCACGACCCGCGCACCCCCGCCGACCGGCTGCGCCGCACCCTCGCCGTCGGCCAGGACCTGTGGGGCGTCCTGCCGACCGCGCTGGCCGCGCTCGCCCGGCAGGCCGCGGTGCTCGCCGTCCGGCACTCCCGCCACCGCGAGACCCGCGCCGCCCTCGCCCCCGGCACCCCGCTGCTCGCCCACCGCAGCCAGCAGCGCGCCCTGCTCGGCGCCCTCGCCGACGCCTTCGCGCTCAGCTGCGCCGCCGCCCGCGCCCGCGAACTGCTCGCCGCCACAAGGGAGTCCGGGGCGTCCGGGGCGTCCGACCCGGCCGGCGCCGAAGCCGGGTACGCGCCGTGGGCCGCCGTCAGCCGGCCGCTCTCCGCGTACAAGGCGCACTGCGCCGACGAGGCCGAACGGATCATCGCCGAGTGCCAGCGCCGCTGCGGCCACGCCGGGCTCGCCGAGGAGAACCGGCTGGCCGGCTACCACGGCTTCGCCCGCGCCTTCGACCCGGCCGGCGGCGACAGCCGGCTCATCCGCTACGACCTCGGCCGCGCCCTGCTGGACGACCCGCCCGCGAGCGGGCTCCCGCCGATCCCCGCGGACCTCGGCGACCCCGGCTGGTGGCCCGCCGTCCTGGCCCGGCACCAGCACGACCAGGCCGGCTGGCTGCGGCGGGCCACCGCCGAGCGGGCCGCCGCCGGCGCCACCCCCTTCGAGGTGTGGAACCCGCTGCTCGACCGGGCCGCCGACCTCGGCGCGACCTACGCCGCGCGGCTCGCCGCCGAGGACCTCGCCCGGGCGGTCGCGGCCCTCCCCCCGGAGAGCCCGGCGGCGGCCCTCGGCCGGCTCGCCGCGCTCCGCGCCGCCGACCGCGCGGCGGGCCCGCTGTTGCGCCACCGCACGCTCGCCCCGGGGGAGTTGGCGGGGCTGGAGAACGCGCTGGAACGCGGCTACGACGGCCTGCTGCCCCGGCTGGAGGAGGTCGAGGAGGTCTTCGCGTTCCCCGAGGAGATCGTCTAGGCGGAGGCAGGGCCCGCCCCGGACCAGGGCAAGGGCAGGGCAGAGCGAGGACAAGAGCAAGTACAAGGACAAGGAGAGGTGCGCAGACCGTGAACGCGGTGGGTGTGTGGGGCACCGGGCGGTACGTGCCGTCCCGGGTGCGGGGGAACGCGGAGGTCGCGGCGGCGGTCGGGGTGACCGCCGAGTGGATCGCGGAGCGGACCGGGGTGCTCCGCCGGCACGTCGCGGCGGCGGACCAGGCGACGTCGGACCTGGCGGCCGAGGCGGTGCGCCGGGCGCTGCGCTCGGCCGGGGTGGCGGCGGGGCAGATCGGGCTGCTGGTCTGCGCGACGTCGACGCCGGACGAGCTGGGGCCGGCCACCGCCTGCCGGGTGCAGGCGCTGGTGGGCGCGCGGAACGCGGTCGCGCTGGACGTGTCGGCGGCCTGCTCGGGCTGGCTGTTCGGGGCGAAGGTCGCGCACGACTGGCTGCGGGAGGCGGACGGGCCGATGCTCGCGGTGGTGGTCGGGGTGGAGGCGTACTCGAAGTTCCTCGACCCGGCCGACCGGGGCACCGCGGTGCTGTTCGCGGACGGCGCGGCGGCGACCGTGCTGGGGCCGGTGGAGCCGCCGGGCGGCCTGGGCGGGTTCCGGCTGGGATCGGACGGGACGCTCGCCGACCGGGTGCTGATCCCGGCCGGCGGCAGCCGGCGTCCGGCCAGCCGGGAGACCCTCGACCAGGGCGCGCACCGGATCCGGATGGACGGGCGGACGGTCAGCCGGTTCATCCGGGACGCGTTCCCGCGGATGCTGGCCCAGACCCTGGAGCGGCACGGCCTGACCGTCGACGACATCGACCACGTGATCACCCACCAGCCCAACCCCGTCCTGCTGCGCCGGCTCGCCGCCGAGGCGGGCCTCGCCGACCGGATGACCGTGGTCGGCGACACCGTGGGCAACATCGGCGCGGCCAGCGCCCCCTACGCGCTGGCGACCGCGCACGCCGAGGGGCGGCTGCAGCCCGGCGACCTGATCCTGCTGACCGTCTTCGGGGCCGGCATGACCTGGGGCAGCGCACTGCTGCGCTGGTCCGCGGCCCTGGAGGGAATCCGCATCGATGGGAAGGAAGAACCGTCATGAGCACCAGCACACTGCCGGGGGCGTTCCGGCTGGACGGGGCCCGCGCCCTGGTCACCGGGGCGTCGCGGGGCATCGGGCGGGCCTGCGCGCTGGCGCTGGCCGCCGCCGGGGCCGACGTGGCCCTGACCGCCCGGAGCGGGGCGGCGCTGCACGGCGCCGCCAAGGAGGCCGAGGAGCACGGGGTTCGGGCCGTGGCGCTGGCCGCCGACCTGGCCGGCCCGGGCGCGCCGAGCGACGTGGTGGACCGGGCGGCCGCCGCGCTCGGCGGGCTCGACGTCGTGCTGCACAACGCCGGGGTGCTGCCCACCGCGGCGGACGGCAGCCCCGTCCTGGTGCCGTTCCAGCACTCCACCCAGGAGGACTGGGAGTACGTCATCGCCCTCAACCTGAACGTCACCGCCGAGCTCTGCCGGGCCGCCCACCCGCACCTGGCGGCGTCCGGGCGGGCCTCGCTGATCCTGATGTCCTCGGCGTCCGGGGTGATGGGCACCCCGCTGCTGGACGCGTACGCCGCGACCAAGGCCGCGCAGATCTCGCTGGCCCGCAGCCTGGGCGTCGGCTGGGCCCGGGAGGGGATCCGGGTGAACGCGGTCTGCCCCGGCTGGATCACCACCGACATGACCGGCTTCGCCTCCGGCACCGAGGCGTTCTCGAACTGGCTGATGGCGCACGTCCCGCAGGGCCGCTGGGGCAGCCCCGAGGACGTCGCCGGGGCGGTGCTGTTCCTCGCCTCGCCCGCCTCCGCGCTGGTCACCGCCCAGGCCCTGGTGCTGGACGGCGGACTGAGCACCCCGGACGGCGGACTCGCGGCGATCCCCAAGCCGCCGTCCCCGTTCGCGGCCTGAGCGGCGGCCCCGGGATGAACCGCGCGGCCGTCGTCGGACTGGGCTCCTGCCTGCCCGCCCGCAGCGTCGACAACGAGCAGGTGATCGCCGAGGGAGCGCTCGACAGCAGCGACGAGTGGATCCGCCGGCGCACCGGCATCCACCGCCGACGGCGCGCCGCACCCGGCACCGCCACCGGCGACCTGGCCGCGCACGCCGCGGCCGCGGCCATCGAATCCGCCGACGCCGCACCGGACTTCGTGCTGCTCGCCACCACCACCCCCGACCACCCCTGCCCCGCCACCGCCCCCGCCGTCGCCCACCGGCTCGGCCTGCCGCACGTCCCCGCGTTCGACCTGGCCGCGGTCTGCTCCGGCTTCCTGTACGCGCTGGCCACCGCCGACGCCCTGGTCCGGGCCGGGGCCTGCCGCCGCCCGCTGGTGATCGGCGCCGACACCTACTCCACCATCGTCGACCCCGCCGACCGCGACACCGCCGCCCTGTTCGGCGACGGCGCCGGAGCCGTCCTGCTGGCCGCCGCCGAGGACGGCGCCCCCGGCACCCTGCGCGCCGCCGACCTGGGCAGCGACGGCGCCGGGTCCGGCCTGATCACCATCCCGGCCGGCGGCTCCCGGCACCCCGACCGGCAGCGCGCCGTCCCCGACGCGCACTGGTTCCGGATGCGCGGCCGCTCCGTCTACGGCGAGGCCGTCCGGCACCTCACCGACTCCGCCGCACGCGCGCTGGCCGGGGCCGGCTGGAAGACCGCCGACCTGGGCGCGTTCGTCGCCCACCAGGCCAACCAGCGGATCCTCGACTCGGTCGCCGACCGCCTCGGCCTGCCGCCCGCCGTCCGCTTCGGCAACCTGCGCGACCTCGGCAACACCGCCGCCGCGTCCATCCCGCTGGTGCTCGCCGACGACGGCCCGCAGCGCGCCGTCGCCCCCGGCACCCCCACCCTGCTCACCGCCTTCGGCGGCGGCCTGACCTGGGCGTCCGTCGCCCTCACCTGGCCCGCCGCCACCCCCGTCCGCCGCACCCTCGACTGACCCCAGGAGACCCCCGTGGACCGGATCACCGAACGCGTCGCCGCCGTCCTCGCCGACAAGTTCGACGTCCCCGCCGACCTGATCACCACCAGGGCGAGCTTCCAGGAGCTCGACCTCGACTCGCTGTCCGTCGTCGAGCTGTACGTCACCCTCCAGGAGGAGTGGGGCGTCCCGCTCGACGCCGAGGCCCCCGGCGCCGAGACCACCGTCGGCGAACTCGTCGACGAACTGCGCCAGGCGCTGGACGGGCGGGCGTCCTCCGGGGCGGCCCTGCCGCCGGACGGGAGCGGAACCGGTGACGACTGAGCGCACCGACCCCGCGCGGATCGTCGTCACCGGCACCGGGGCCGTCACCGCCGGCGGCGACACCCTCGACGCCACCTGGCGCACCCTCTGCGAGGGACGCGGCACCGCCCGGACCGACCCCGAACTGCTCGGCACCCCCGCACCGATCAGCTGCCGCCCGCCGCACCCCGAACAGGCCCCCGTCCGGCAGGCCTGGCGGCTCGACCGCTGCACCCGCTACCTGCTCACCGCCGCCCGCGAGGCCCTCGCCGAAGCCGGCCACCCGGCGTTCGGCGAACGGCCGCCCGACTGGGACCCGGCCCGGGTCGCCGTGGTGATCGGCTCCGCCGCCGGCGGCGTCGCCGTCCTCGAACACGCCCACCGCCGCCTGCTCGAACGCGGCCCCGACGCGCTCTCCCCGCTCACCCTCACCGGCTACCTGCCCAACCTCTCCGCCGCCGGCCACCTCGCCCTCGCGCTGCGCACCACCGGCCCCGCCCTGCACACCTCCACCGCCTGCGCCTCCGGCGCCAACGCCGTCGCGCACGCCGCGCTGCTGCTCGCCGCCGGCGCCTGCGACCTCGCGATCGCCGGCGGCACCGACGCGATGGCCACCCCGCTGTGCGCCGCCGCGTTCGCCAAGGCCGGCGCGCTCTCCCGGCGCACCGACCGGCCCGCCACCGCCTCCCGCCCCTTCGACCGGGACCGGGACGGCTTCGTGCTCGGCGAGGGCGCCGCCGTCCTGGTCCTGGAACGCGCCGCCGACGCCGCCGCCCGCCGCGCCCCCGCCCTGGCCCGGCTGGCCGGCTGGGCCACCACCTCCGACGCCCACCACCCCACCGCCCCCGACCCCGCGGGCCGCGGCCTGCGGGCGGCCGTCGCGCTCGCGCTGCGCGCCGCCGACGCCGGCCCCGACGAGGTCGGGCACGTCAACGCGCACGGCACCGGCACCCCGCTGGGCGACCGGGCCGAGGCCGCCGCGATCCGCGAACTCTTCGCCCGCACCCCGCCCAGCGTCACCTCCGCCAAGGGCGCGCTCGGCCACACCATGGGCGCGGCCGGCGCGATCGAGGCCGCGCTCACCGTCCGCACCCTGCGCACCGGCACCGTCCCGCCCACCGCCAACCACGACGCCCCCGGCCCCGACACGGCCGGCCTCGACCTGGTCACCGGCCACCCCCGCCGGGACGGCCCCCGGCTGGCGCTCAGCCACTCGATGGGCTTCGGCGGGCACAACACCGTGCTGGCGCTCCGCCGCTGAACACCCTTGCCGGGCACGGCGGGTGTGCCCGAGGATCGACCGCATGAGCGACCAGTACCCCGGCGCGCACCGGATGGCCGACGTCCCGCTGGCCGAGCTGTTCCCCGAACTGACCCCGGACGAGCGGCGGCGGATCACCGCCGCCGCCGACGCGGTCGACGCGCTGCGCCCCGCGACCGACGTCCGCCGGATCTGGCAGTGGTTCCCGGCGGGCCGCTCCTTCCTCACCGAGGTCTTCCTCGACCCGAACCGGGACGTCGAACTGCAGATCGAGGTCGGCCCGGTGGCGGACGGCCGACTGGCCTGCCACACCCAGGTCCAGGTCGGCTGCGCCTGCGAGCGGGACCACGGCGGCCACGTCGCCGACCCGGTCAGCACCGTGGTCGGCGACGGCCGTTCGCTCGCCGACGCCTTCGAACAGGGCGTCGCCCGGCTGCGGGCGGCGGCCGCGGCGTCCGCCGATCCCGGCCACTGGCGGTGCCGGGCCGGCGTGGCCTGACCCGCCGACCCCACCGCCGCCGCTACAGGCGGCGCGGGCCGGTGCCGTCCCCGGCGAGGGAGTCGCCCGGGTTCAGCAGGGCGCAGGCCCTCATCGACAGGCAGCCGCAGCCGATGCAGCCGGTCAGTTCCGCCTCCAGCCGTTCGATGGTCCGGCGGCGCTCCTCCAGCCGGCGCTTCCAGCCGCGCGAGGCGCGCTGCCACTCCTGGTGGCTGGGCGGCCGGTCGAGCGGGACGTCGGCGAACGCCTCGCGCAGGTCCTCCAGCGGGATGCCGATCCGCTTCGCGACCGAGATCAGCGCGATCCGGCGCAGCATGTGCCGCGGGTAGCGGCGCCGGCCGCGGCCGTCCCGCCCGGACGCGATCAGGCCGAACTCCTCGTAGAACCGCAGCGCGGACGCCGCCACCCCGGTCCGCGCGCCGACCTCGCCGATCGGCAGCCAGTCGTCCGCCGAGGGCTCCGCCGACTCGGCCGACGCTGCCGGCTCCGAGGGCTCCGCCGCCTGCGCCCCGCCCGGTTGACGGTCCGTCACCGCCGCCTCCCCCCTGGTCCGGATTGACCTCAACCTTACTTGAGGACCTACGGTCGGCCGTGCCAGAGCGGCGAGCGGTACCGAACCGGAGAGGACGGCGGCCCGATGACCTATGTGGTGGCCCTGCCCTGCGTGGACGTCAAGGACAGGGCGTGCACCGAGGAGTGCCCGGTGGACGGCATCTACGAGGGGCCGCGGATGCTCTACATCCACCCCGACGAGTGCATCGACTGCGGCGCCTGCGAGGTGGTCTGCCCGGTCGAGGCGATCCACTACGAGGACGACCTCCCGGCGGAGCTGCGGCCGTTCGCCGCCGCGAACGCCGAGTTCTGCGCCGAGCTGGGCATGCCGGGCGGCGCCAGCGCGTACGGCCCGGTCGGCCGGGACCACCCGCTGGTGGCGGCGCTGCCCCGGGCCTGAGCGGTACGGGCCCGAGCGGTGCGGGCCCGAGCGGCGCCGGTCGTCACCTGTTCGGGTGAACCGGCGGCGCGGTCGGGCCCGCCTCCGTCCGGCGGGCGTTGGAACAGGGCATGGACGAAGCCGCCACCACCCCCGACGCCCGGACGGACGCGCCTCCCTGCGTCTGGTGCGGGAAGCCCGCCGCCGAGGCCGGCAAGCGGGGCACCCGCCCCAAGTACTGCGGCCAGACCTGCCGGCAGCGCGCCTACGAGGCCCGCCGGGAGCGCCGCCGCACCGCCGCCGCGCTCGGCCTGCTCGCCGACTCCGACCCGGTCGAGCGGGCCGAGCACGCCGCCGCCGCGCTGGCCGACGCGGCCCGGGTCCTGCTGGAGATCGCCTGCACCCCGCCCGGCCTGCCGCACCCCGTGGCGCTCTCCGCCGCCGAGAGCACCGGCATCCTGGAGGCCCTGCTGCGGGTCACCACCGGCCGCCCCCCGACCGTCCCGGCCCGGACCACCGCGCCCTGAACGGCCGGTCGGGCGGCCCGGCTCAGCCGCCCGGCGGCCGGTCCGCGGCCTGGTCCGGGGCCTGGTCCGGGGCCTGGTCCGCGGCGCTCAGGCGGGCGACCAGCTCCCGTTTGAGCACCTTGCCGCTGGGGCCGAGCGGGAAGGCGTCCACGAACTCCACCCGGCGCGGGTACTTGTACGGCGCCATCCGCTCCCGGCTCCAGGCGACGATCCCGGCGCCGAGGTCGGGGCCCGGCGCGGTGCCGGGGCGGACCCGGACCACCGCGCACACCTCCTCGCCGAGGACGGGGTGGGGGAGTCCGACGACGGCCGCCTGGGCGATCGCCGGGTGGCGGGCCAGCACGTCCTCCACCTCGCGGGGGTAGACGTTGTAGCCGCCGCGCAGCACCACGTCCTTCTTGCGGTCGACGACGGACAGGTAGCCCTCGTCGTCCTTGACGCCGAGGTCGCCCGAGCGGAACCAGCCGTCCACGATGGCCTCGGCGGTCGCCTCCGGCCGGTTCAGGTAGCCGGCCATCACGTTGTGGCCCCGGA is part of the Kitasatospora setae KM-6054 genome and harbors:
- a CDS encoding NAD(P)H-binding protein gives rise to the protein MILLTGATGSIGRHLVRRLTDRGAEFRAPVRDEAKGRALGCPYAVGDFDDPASLTAAFAGVDRLFLNGPGAVPVDGEQPMVRQYTAAIEAAAAAGVERVVKVSVWHAEPGSRLAQGAHGVLDRRLTAAVPGWTLLLPSGFLQNLLLPGAFTPDGRLVGRYGGAPVSHLDCRDIAECAEVLLTGAPRPGESFVLTGPQALTDRQLADRVAHALGRPVDLLPLTPDEVAAALTAQGLPASFAADLATLLREVATGTLAEVTTAVPDLLGRPARTVDTFLADHLPALRAATRLP
- a CDS encoding TetR/AcrR family transcriptional regulator, yielding MTGTARRRPRADALRNRERLLAEADAVFRAEGTGASLEGIARRAGVATGTLYGHFPTRAALIAALLEARNEELFDYGDGLAAHPDPARALADWIRAVVRHAAAYQGLAAALAARADELLDSCHRMTAIGEHLVDRARAAGALRGDTTGADVFTLTNAAAWAREHDTAEQADRLLDLALAGMIAAGAG
- a CDS encoding acyl-CoA dehydrogenase family protein, with product MPVSVHMFPGQGDFPVSALYRAAARDGTLRRALRDVYEEIDATAVLTPTPTDPAAETAEIAAAAAPPPPLAALLLGEHPPGGRELARGPVGLQQLAHHGAAVAWQRVLAARYGPPDALLAVSFGELAALTAAGAWTVGAGAAAAYGLARVLARAPGRLALIGCGERRAAELAARAGGGRVAVGCVNSPGECVIGGPLEQLAAVERLATGQGVQVARLRLPFGSHHPELEAQRAEFEAVLRAGPPIGPLAVPVYSAVAGRRYTPGDDLAARAADCLVRPAHLPRVLALLAAHGHTDYREAGPGGALTRNAADCLRGTGARVHGQRADGPSTHHQERRAGMDEAPERALAELLHGRHHPGYLPRLHRALARHPYRVAEAPAERETYLYRRLRALLRALPSAADLHAAPDGLAAALAWATVADPRLGMTLITQNVLGQGSLLRLAGDPKDVAPALDAVDAGELRIGYLVTEAGRAGSHLGAGTVAEFRPERREFVLRTPGEEDAKFGGVAQYPGPRGAVVIARAVDAAGRDGGVFAFLVRLADHDGPRPGVTLSPPVPVGALPLGYHRVRFDGVRVPEAHWLRDDARLDEHGRLHDPRTPADRLRRTLAVGQDLWGVLPTALAALARQAAVLAVRHSRHRETRAALAPGTPLLAHRSQQRALLGALADAFALSCAAARARELLAATRESGASGASDPAGAEAGYAPWAAVSRPLSAYKAHCADEAERIIAECQRRCGHAGLAEENRLAGYHGFARAFDPAGGDSRLIRYDLGRALLDDPPASGLPPIPADLGDPGWWPAVLARHQHDQAGWLRRATAERAAAGATPFEVWNPLLDRAADLGATYAARLAAEDLARAVAALPPESPAAALGRLAALRAADRAAGPLLRHRTLAPGELAGLENALERGYDGLLPRLEEVEEVFAFPEEIV
- a CDS encoding 3-oxoacyl-ACP synthase III family protein — translated: MNAVGVWGTGRYVPSRVRGNAEVAAAVGVTAEWIAERTGVLRRHVAAADQATSDLAAEAVRRALRSAGVAAGQIGLLVCATSTPDELGPATACRVQALVGARNAVALDVSAACSGWLFGAKVAHDWLREADGPMLAVVVGVEAYSKFLDPADRGTAVLFADGAAATVLGPVEPPGGLGGFRLGSDGTLADRVLIPAGGSRRPASRETLDQGAHRIRMDGRTVSRFIRDAFPRMLAQTLERHGLTVDDIDHVITHQPNPVLLRRLAAEAGLADRMTVVGDTVGNIGAASAPYALATAHAEGRLQPGDLILLTVFGAGMTWGSALLRWSAALEGIRIDGKEEPS
- a CDS encoding SDR family NAD(P)-dependent oxidoreductase — its product is MSTSTLPGAFRLDGARALVTGASRGIGRACALALAAAGADVALTARSGAALHGAAKEAEEHGVRAVALAADLAGPGAPSDVVDRAAAALGGLDVVLHNAGVLPTAADGSPVLVPFQHSTQEDWEYVIALNLNVTAELCRAAHPHLAASGRASLILMSSASGVMGTPLLDAYAATKAAQISLARSLGVGWAREGIRVNAVCPGWITTDMTGFASGTEAFSNWLMAHVPQGRWGSPEDVAGAVLFLASPASALVTAQALVLDGGLSTPDGGLAAIPKPPSPFAA
- a CDS encoding beta-ketoacyl-ACP synthase 3 yields the protein MSGGPGMNRAAVVGLGSCLPARSVDNEQVIAEGALDSSDEWIRRRTGIHRRRRAAPGTATGDLAAHAAAAAIESADAAPDFVLLATTTPDHPCPATAPAVAHRLGLPHVPAFDLAAVCSGFLYALATADALVRAGACRRPLVIGADTYSTIVDPADRDTAALFGDGAGAVLLAAAEDGAPGTLRAADLGSDGAGSGLITIPAGGSRHPDRQRAVPDAHWFRMRGRSVYGEAVRHLTDSAARALAGAGWKTADLGAFVAHQANQRILDSVADRLGLPPAVRFGNLRDLGNTAAASIPLVLADDGPQRAVAPGTPTLLTAFGGGLTWASVALTWPAATPVRRTLD
- a CDS encoding acyl carrier protein, which encodes MDRITERVAAVLADKFDVPADLITTRASFQELDLDSLSVVELYVTLQEEWGVPLDAEAPGAETTVGELVDELRQALDGRASSGAALPPDGSGTGDD
- a CDS encoding beta-ketoacyl-[acyl-carrier-protein] synthase family protein; protein product: MTTERTDPARIVVTGTGAVTAGGDTLDATWRTLCEGRGTARTDPELLGTPAPISCRPPHPEQAPVRQAWRLDRCTRYLLTAAREALAEAGHPAFGERPPDWDPARVAVVIGSAAGGVAVLEHAHRRLLERGPDALSPLTLTGYLPNLSAAGHLALALRTTGPALHTSTACASGANAVAHAALLLAAGACDLAIAGGTDAMATPLCAAAFAKAGALSRRTDRPATASRPFDRDRDGFVLGEGAAVLVLERAADAAARRAPALARLAGWATTSDAHHPTAPDPAGRGLRAAVALALRAADAGPDEVGHVNAHGTGTPLGDRAEAAAIRELFARTPPSVTSAKGALGHTMGAAGAIEAALTVRTLRTGTVPPTANHDAPGPDTAGLDLVTGHPRRDGPRLALSHSMGFGGHNTVLALRR
- the soxR gene encoding redox-sensitive transcriptional activator SoxR, which produces MTDRQPGGAQAAEPSEPAASAESAEPSADDWLPIGEVGARTGVAASALRFYEEFGLIASGRDGRGRRRYPRHMLRRIALISVAKRIGIPLEDLREAFADVPLDRPPSHQEWQRASRGWKRRLEERRRTIERLEAELTGCIGCGCLSMRACALLNPGDSLAGDGTGPRRL